The following is a genomic window from Trachemys scripta elegans isolate TJP31775 chromosome 16, CAS_Tse_1.0, whole genome shotgun sequence.
AGAATAAGACCAGTGAAGCAGCTGTTAATTCTCCTTCTCtgaccaataaataaatataaaatatatggagatatacctatctcatagaactggaagggaccctgaaagttcgagtccagccccctgccttcactagcaggaccaagtactgattttgccccagatccttaagtggccccctcaaggattgaactcacaaccctgggtttagtaggccaatgctcaaacccatGAGCTGCTCAAaccaatgagctatccctccccccaatggagACACTGATAGATGGAAGTTTTCATTGACTGCTCAGTGAAAGGTAAGTTTCACTCTCAGTGTAAATTCAGcttaaaggggtgtgtgtgtgtgtgtgtgggggggtcctgttaattttagattgtttttaatttcaaacaaaattcCAGTTTCTGACTGATCCCCCTTTAAAGAAGATGgcctaatatttttttaaaaaatcattaaaagtTCTAAGGGTTTTCCTGCATCCCTGCTCATGTTCACAAGGATCTTTTGGGTGGGCCTGGGATCAACACTCCCAAATGGAGGCCAGCCCTCTCGTCCCCCTATGTGCACATGCCAGTGGCAGCAGTGAAATGCGGACTCTGCACATCTAAACACCTTCCCAGGTCCTTGGAGAGAAGAGTGGAGAATCCAGTTTCCTGCTGTGTCCCTAGGCTCTCCTTGCTCCCTGATCTACCTGGGGGGAGAGTTTCTGTTGTATTCTTGCTCCATACAGGAATCCAGAGAGAGAATAAAAGggttgctccagccctgcatcagtctccttttttccctggCTCTTTGATGGGGTGTCTGGGAAAACGTTTACATGTCTGTGATTGTAATGCTTATTTTGTAGACTGACATTCTGTCCTCTTTCCACAGTGGAACGTCAAATAGTTTTGTAGGGAAGTCAAACCATCATTGTCACGTATCTGCATACGAAAAAACATTTCCAATCAAGCCCGTTACAAGTCCCTCATGCCGTCGCAGCCTGCTAAGCCCCAAGAAAACCCAGAGGAGATTCGTCAGCACTGCAGAAGAGGTAAGAACAAGCAGGGGAGACTTAAGTTTGAATGCAAGATCTTCCATTGGATAGGACTGTATGCTGCTGTCTGGGATGGTCAAGTGCTGCTTTCTTCCTGAACTCCAACCCGGACCCCTTTCAAAATCCTGCTGCAACTGGAGTGGGCCGGATGGGGGCAACTTCCCCTTGAAATCTCAGGAGTGGGGAAATGACGAGAGAACCTCAGGAGACCTGATTCAGCCTTGTGAGATGTGAAGAACTTGAGCAAGGGTTCCTGTGCACTTTGAAGACTAGAGTCAACATTCCCCTTTATAGATGGAGTAgtgcctgcttctgatgtactttcaATCTCCATTAGGCAAAAGTTCAGACTGCAGCCTTGTTCCTGTGGAGCTGGCAAGCTCTGCAATCAGTCTAGCCCTGGTAGCTCTCTGATCCAGTGGAGCTTAAGTTCTGTATGTTCCCGAGACCACTGGCGGGCGGGTGTCTGCTCTAGCAGAGTGTATATAATCCACAGTGtctgtctctgctcctgctcGCTTGCTATTATTGATAATGTTTGTATTTGTTAAGTCTGACTTAAGTCTTAGGGCAGTGGTGAAGTGTCGGGTTATTTCTCTGCAGACAGTTCGAGAGGAAGAGCGAGAGATCTACAGGCAGCTGCTTCAGATGGTCACAGGAAAACAGTTCTCAACATCCAAGCCGGCCTCGCTTTTCCCCCTCCACCTGTGAGTATATGAAATACCCTCCCCAAGTGAGAGTCAGTACCATGGTGCCAATTCTTCTTCTCTGGGAGCTTTAATCTTCTGTTTGTGTGTAGGCCCAGATGTTTGAGTTCCAGTAAAAACGTAGTGAAAGAAACCCCATGCAAGAATGCAAAACCATTTGAAACGTACAGCCTCGCTCCAGTCAGCCAGTCAGCTAGTGTTCTGGGAACACAGGAGCAGCCGTCACACAAGCCACCACCGTACCCTGTATCCAGTTATCCCTCAAATGTTACTTTTGAGTCCGATAATACCACCACTCAGCATCAGCAAGATAATCTACCAGCATCCAACGCCCAGCCTGAAGGTAAAAATACACTGAGATCAACTAAATGTATAGGTCAGAgattgcctttttgttctgtattttttcccccacagcgccaagcacaatggggccctggccctggcctgtgactggggctcttaggtgctactgcaatacatgTAACAAATAATGGTTTGAGTAACATTTTAAACCAATGCTCGTTGCTCGCTTTCATCCCAAGTTTTGCTTGCAGTTCACAGACAGATTTCAATCTAATTTATTCCCCTAGTGGGAGAGGAGGGGTAAATCCTGATTTGCTGTCCTCGTAGTGGTTTTCTTGAATTGTAGGAGCAGCAGATGTTTGAAGACAGGTTAAATTGCTTCCTTGTTCAAAATGCCTAAAAGGTCGATGGCAACATAAGCGTAGCATTGTGGTTGTTGGTAGCAATTGCTATAGTGAAGGTCACAAATAGATTCCATTTTCCAACCCAAAAGATGTATGTTTCAGATGGCTATTCAAAAATGAGCATGTAATGGAAAGTGTTTGACAGCCAGTTTTAATTGGCACTGCCTACCGACTAATCATATATTTGCCCTTCTGTGGCACTCTTAATCCATGGGACTCAAAGCATGTTGCCAACAATAATGCATGTTGCATCTTCTCTCCTGAGAGATGGGCTATAAGTCGGGAAgtgcaggaaaagagagagaaattgaggAGTTCTATCACCATCCTATTCCCTGACCTATttgttaaattttaaagcttGAGGAATTGATAATAAATAGGGGGTTACAAAATTGCATTGTCCTTGGCATGTATCAAAATCACAGGTCCCAAATGTGGTAGTTTCAATACAAATGTATCTAGAGAACCTGCTAAATAACAAACCTCTTCCAGGTTCATTCCAAATACTCTGTGTATCTGGTCAGTTTaaacacacagcagcagctatTGCATCAAATACGGCAATACAATACAGCAAACATACAATTtacttctttctttcccttcctgctgCTTTATCTTATTTCCCATCGTCGTTCTAGTCTCCTCTGTTCTATTCTCTCCTCTTTCAAGCCATTCATACTTCCTCTGCCTGTTACaattttatgtattattttagattattttcaTGGTTTGAGACAGTGTTAGTTTTCAACACTAATATCTTCTAGGGTAACATGAATGATTTTGTaatcttttatttctgtaatCTAAAATCTAATGTACCTTGAAAGCTGAgctttcaaaggaacctaagggaaATAGGCATCCAAATCGGGCATCTGCTTCCCTTAGATTCCTTTGAACATCCCAGTCTGAAGTTTAAAATGAAGATCAGAATTTTGAATCCAGACTGAAATCCTGTTTTAAGTATGAAAATGGGGCATAAGGTACAGAAATTTGTATAGGGAGTATAGTAAAAACTAGCCAGGGTTTGATGAATATTCTTTCTTTTGCTCTGGGTAGGATCAGACTCGGTCATTGTGCTCAAGGTAAAAGATTCCAGAACTCCGGCTCCAAGGTAAGTTTGTAAAATGGCACATATAAAAAGGGTGGTAATTACTCTCCAACTATCTTCCTGCCTCTAGTTAATTGGCTGTTTTCTTTGCTCTGTCCCGGCCAACTTGCTCAGATTCTGCACTTTGATTATCTTTTCCATAAGACTAGGTTAGTCATCTATTCTGATCACCACCATGTTGCAGGGTACCTCCCTCCACTGCTTCCCCTGACATCTAGCATGTCCCTGAGTCTGCAGTGATGGAGCCTGGGGCACCTCCCTTCGGAGTTTGCCCAGTTGCTCTGTTGAATACTGTTTCCTAAAATCTAGACTAAACATTCCTCTGCTTAGCTCAGGCCATTGTTCCTTATGTCATTATCTGTTGCGATTGTGAATAATTCCCTTCAATGGAAACCTTTCCTGGAAGCTATTTCTAGACTGTGGCATTGTCTCTGTGAGGCTGCACTTGAATTTACATGAATTAAATCTCCCACATTCTCTCCTTCGTGTCTAATGCACTTATCCTTGTATCATCTTTGTCACCTATTTTAATTTCCCCTAGTCTCTCTTTTCACTTCTTAAATTGATGTATATGGGACTGGGAGGACCATTCCAGGCGGCACAATTCTAGTGATGTGCCGAGCAGTACTTTCGCCTGCCTAGTTATACAAGTAATTTCCCTACATATACATCTCTAAATAGCATTGTCTGTCTTCGTAATGGCACCACACTGTGACCTTTTTAGTTTTctctcccactgttttttttcccccctgtacgCTTGATATTTTCCATGTAACTGACTTCCCCCTATTTCCCACATCTTGTATCATAGCTGATATCCTGGCAGAAAGTTAAATGTAGAAATGGTTTCTATGCAGTGtagaaaatctgacccttaagaTTCTGTGCTTAAGCTTTTATAAAGTGCTTAGCAATCCCCATTGGAAAATCAAGGCCAGGGCTACTCTTAAAAGTTTTGCGGCATAATTAAACTAGCAAACCCCTCCTAGTAGAGTGACAGCTGTACTGGggtaaaagtgcttttgctgataTAGTTTATGCCAGCTCCCTGAACTGGCAAAGGCACTCTGAGGTTGGTGTAGGTTTATCTACACTAGGACGTACATAGCTATATTGGtaaaaaatcacatctctaactGACATAACTATGCTTGTCTGACTTTTAAGTGTATTACTGTTGTTATCATTTTTACTACAGATTGCAACTAAAAGGCCCAATAATTTTGGCTAATGCTATATTAAGCTTTCATTTGATGGTGAAGGTTACTTTGATGCTgaagttacttttaaaataaactaggGGGAAAATATTTGTCCGCTGAGAAATAATTCAGGTTTCTGTGTATTCCTGTTTCTGTTGATACTTCTGTGGCGCAGCAATCACGTTCTCATGTTGATTGATCGTGTTCTTATGTTGAACTTTCTTTCCTCTCATCACTGGGCTGATATGCATGTAATTGACTTGAACCTTAACTTTAAAGGTGGTTTTAAATTTTTCACTTTTCATCCAAGGGGTCATGGCATTCTCAGATCGCAGTTGTTTGTTATGTGAGCAATTAAAAGAGTCGTCTACTGTCCACGTAGAGGCAATATTCacgttttgtcttgttttttccccctcttttagCCTCCCTTTCTTCCAGGCAGAATTGTGGATCAAAGAATTGTAAGTCcttcacattttgattttttccgtttgctttggtttgtttttattcagaAGGTCAACAAATGACCTAACAGCTCTAAGATCTAGACCAGTTTTACaaggtatgtaggcacctaaagatgcagataggtacctaaTGGTCTGCATCTTTAGCTACCTAAATAACTTTGTATATCTGGCCCCCCTCTGTCCAGATGGCTAAATTCTCATCCAGCCCCTTATCTGATGTCTTGACTATTGCAATCTTGCCTCCCTTCAGTCTATTCAGAATCTTGCCCTCTTCCTAGCTTTAATCATCTCTCTTCTGTCATAGAATCCATCCCCCGGCTCTTTCACACGTTCCATACAAGCTTCTTGACCTTCGCCTTAAGGTGCTTTGCAGTTTAGCTCCTCCCAGCCTATCAGATCTATCACAGCATTGACAGCTACCTTTCTACCAGCTTTTTCTACCTGTTCGTCTGCTTTTCCCTCAAGCACCTCTGAGCTTTCTCCCATGTCATCCCCTTAAGCATGGTACAAACTTTTCCCAGTACTTATCCTCCTTCAGCTCTGTTCATAAGGTTCACTTCCTCTGTGATGCGTACAGAACGTTTCCAGCTTATAACAGGGAAGCAGGTGACAAGCTACATTGTGCATGtggactgacttcaatgggaacactCACATACTGTAAAGTCAAGCACGTGttgaagtactttgctggatcagggccagaggtCTTGGCACTTTGCAGGATTAAGCCATGTATTAAGTGCTGTATTGACACTGATTCCCAACGCTTTGCTTGGCTCTGGGCCATACTATGGTTCTCTTCCTGCTAGAGACACCTGATTCATCCCATTTTTgccttgaaaaacaaaacaaaactaccaCTGCTCCTTCTCTGGAAGTTCTTGGGCTGTAGTGAGACAGGTGGGCTGGGAGAGGACACAGCTGTCTTTCTGAGAGATGCTGAGATAGAAACTTCTTATTGTTTGCCACCTGCCTGAAATCTGCACTGTGGAGCTTCCCAGTGTTCTGTGCTGGTGGAAACAGGCACAGCAAGTAACAGAAGGTGAAAAATTCTCAGTATTTCAGGTACTTGGTGTCCATAATCCCTTTGCTGATGCCAGAATATGAACGGTTTACGGCACCCAAGTAAACGTGAATGGCAGATAATACAAAGTCTGTTCAGTAGTTCCAGAGCTGTGCACAGTGAATTTGTTAATGCAGACAAGAAGCTAACCCAGTGGCTGTAGATACTTTAATAtgatctgttttcctttttttggtcctctttaaCACCTGAAACAAACATGCTGTTTGTACCAATGTCTTTGTTTTCCAGAACCAGCGTCTATGATTCACGAGCCCGCGAAAGATTGCGTCAAATAGAGGAGCAGAAAGCTTTGGCATTGCAACTGCAGAGCCAGGTAAAACATTTGGGCATGTCTAGCACTGAGCATTGGGGTTTAAAGCTGCCTTCCAGTTGCTCCAGATAGTTGGTGGCTTAAAATATATAGAGTTGGAAGTAGCGTGAGCCAGTGGATATGCTGCTGGACTGGGGATCACAAATAAATGTCTGCTAACTAAAGGGGATTGCACATTAAAATGTAAATCAGAAGGGGTCatgaggaaacaaacaaacaaaaaaatccttccaCCTCCCTAAAGTTTAATCTCACCTTTTTCCTTTTTGAGGCCATTGCTGTCTAGGGCAAACACTACCCATCTCTCTCTAGCCCCTGCCTGCCTGGTCAGCTGGCATTACTGGATCTATGTTGCTCCCTCACTAACCCAGGCAGAGGGTTTATTTGAATCTAGGTCTCCACAGCCAAAGGCTTAAGGGCGTGAACCAAAGCTCTTCTCTCATTGACTGTAATGGTTTTGGGATTAGGGCCTTCAGTGCACAGACTCACCTGCTACATTGCTCCTTTTGACCAGAAGCTGTAGCTCTAAAATGAGTCCCTCCGTCCAAGTCACTGGTTGGGAGTTGGGCGCCTGACACACCCAGAAGGTGCTACAAAAACCCTCGGCTGTTATGCTGACCTAAAGATCTCTCTTTCAGAGATTGCAGGAGCAGGAACACTTGATACAGGACCCAGTGGATTTGAATCTTCGAGTGCCTCTTGAGAAGGAGATCCCAGTCACAGTTCTCCCAGAAGAGAAAGAGAATGCTAAATCATCTGATAACGAAGAGGAATTCCCTGAAATCACAGAGGTAGATCTGCATAGGTTATTAACACTTGAGGCTATTAGCATGTCTTGGAGAAGCACTCTGTGTGGCAGATGTTGATCTTGAAATTGATTCAAAATACCATGTGGAGGAAGGGAAAATGGTACACTAAGAGCTGTTCATTAAGTAAAGCAAGGcggggtgtctttctaaaagatatgctatagctcatATGGGAGTTACAGACTTGAAGCAGGCCTTGATggatgaggttctctggcctgtgtgatgcagaaggtcagactccTTTCTGGCCCTAAAATCCGTGAATCCCAATGAAGCCAAAGAACAGAAAGGCTTCCACATGGACAGTCTCTGCCCAGTATTATTCCTACTGCCATTGCTTCAAGACAGTTTTGTATTGTTCCAGTGGGATTAACTACCAGATACCCAAATCCTCATTGTGCTTCTGCAGTGTCACTGTCACATCATTCAGAGATGTCTGGTGGCCTGTTCTTAACTTGGGCCTTGACTCCACATAGTTTTTTGTGCCAGATTCCTGAGCTCAGCATTTCAGGATCTTTTTGCTTGTTGGAGTTGTCATAGGACCAAGCCTTTCCCTTTCGCCTTTGGAAAGGGAAATCTCTTTACTAGTTTAGATAGCTAGAACGCTTGAGTTTATGGGACTGGAATATCAGAAGCTCCTTTTGTGTTCTCTGTAGGAAATGGAGAAGGAAATCAAGAGCGTATTCCGCAGTGGAAACCAGGATGAGatcctgagtgaagcttttcggTTAACGATAACCCGGAAAGACATTCAGACCCTGAACAACCTGAACTGGCTTAACGATGAGGTAACTCCTTCACCAACGCGACTGCGGGTTCCTTACTTCTAAAAGTGAAAAGATTCTGGGGGAGGCAGTAGCTACTCGGCACTAACTCTTACTGCACACTGAGTGCCCTTAGCTAAGCTGTCTGAGTGCACTTTTAGTGCACGCTAAGTGCGTCCACATGGAGAGTTCGTGCAGAATAGCTGAGacgctttaaattcacaccctagttTACTGCATACAGTAGTAAGTAGAGCCGAGCGCATAATTGACTTTTCGGTTTAGTggccccccaaaaaatgtttggATCCAATGAAACTTCAAATGTCAATTCCAATCAACCtttctgattcccccccccccccccccccctttcagtaTTGgccggaaaaaaaaaatccaccaaatttgacccaaatttgaAACTAGTTTCTGTGgtccaaaaaattcatttttcagcAACTTACtattcaataattttttttttttttgccctgctcTAGTAGTAAGTTAAAGTGAGTAAACTTGTCActgttccttcccccccccaccccctttcttctCTAAGGCTACTGGGGAAGGAGTGGGATGATGGTGGATAATCTGAATGGGGCAGTGTTTTGCTCTTTTGCTATATTTTAACTTAAGCGATAGTTGTCCATAGTGCAGAATGGGTACCTATAGCTACACTCTAGGAACTCTGAAGAAATAACTACTACTTAGTGTGTAGGGCCAAAATTTCAAAATCcaagtaattaaaattaatttattgaaatacatttttagaaataTTCTTTTGCTCAGAGAACTCACTTTTTCATGTGCATGCAAAGTAATTATTGTAAGGTGACCAGCAGTATAACACTGACACACATGGATGCTTTTCCCTCCCAGATAATTAATTTCTACATGAATTTGCTGATGGAGCGAAGCAAAGAGAAGGGGTTGCCGACAGTTCATGCGTTTAATACCTTCTTTTTTACTAAATTAAAAACTGCTGGGTACCAAGCAGTGAAACGGTGGACAAAAAAAGTAGATGTTTTCTCTGTGGATGTTCTCTTGGTGCCTATTCATCTTGGAGTCCATTGGTGCCTAGCCGTGAGTATTAATTTGTTTAATGTTGTATTAAAAAGAATGACTAGCTGGAACAGATGCAACATGAATTCGTTTATGTTCAAGCTGAAAACTTCCCCATCTCTTTTGTGGTTTGTGCACCAGGCAGATATGCACTGAGAAATTCACATTCATGGCTAAAGAGCAGGACTTCTATGGAGGGCCACAAAATATGTGTAATTTTTAAAGCGTGGATTCTAACCTAAAAAGTGGCTCTGTAAAAATGAGATGACCTCATTTTTGTCTTGCTGGGATTCATATCAGATTTGCTAATTTTTTGAATAAAGAGATTTCGCCCCATCGTTCCCACAAACTCATCCTACGCTCTGACAGCCAGTCAAGGTTTTTCGCTCTGATTCATGATTACCAGTAATAAAGGGTTCTGTGGGCCAAATTAAGCCCTCTGCTGTACCTGCACAACTCAGTGGTCCCTCCGAGACACCTTTTTCCTGGGAAAGAGAAAGTCACTTTGTTTACTGTATTATTAACAAGTCTTTCTCTTTATGTAGGTTATAGACTTCAGGAAGAAAACCATCACCTATTACGATTCCATGGGCGGACTAAACAATGAAGCCTGCAGGATACTGTTGTGAGTAGCCGCTCTGTATTTGAGTGTCACTGTTTTTGTTTAAGTGTTACAAATATTCCTATTCCTTACTAAATGATGAAGTGTAACACGAGAAATTTAAGATTCCGAGAATAGATGGAACGCCGTGCTCTTGGCCACAGCTAGTAGCTAAGGATACAGCAGGAGCCGGCTCCCACGTTTTTGGTCAATGTCACACCCTCTTAGCTGAGGGAGCAGGTGTTACCACCATTTCTTCCAGTTGTTTCCCCACTGTGTAACTTCTGTTTTATGTGGGGTGGGCCTAACCTCGCTAACTCTCATCCCAAAACCCAGCCTCTACGTGACACTGGCTTCTGCCACATCTGGGCCTAAGGAAATAAACACACGGAGTTGTGACATCTGTATACTGAAGACATTGTAGCCCCCTGCCTCGCTATCTTCTCTAAGAACCACTCGTGTTGAACAGAAAGGTGATGAAATAGAACCATGTGGGTGCACTACATAAGAGGTCCATCAGGGTATGCAAACTATTGCACAGTGCTATTCTCTATGTCCAGGGAATGGAACCACTGGCCCAATCCTCGTATAGGCCTGTCAGGTGCAGTCTTTTAATAGCCTTCCTTAGGGACatccttgtggttacaagttcatcagaGACTCAGCTCCAAACAAGCACACTCATAACGTGTTCAGTTGCTTTTTATACACTTCAGAGGTCTTTGAAGAGGAGTTTCCAGGAGCTGGTAGTATGCAAAGGATCTCTCTTCTCTGTGGTATATCTTCAAAAGGTTGGCTTTGGAGTGGGAAAATTTGTATTCTCATCTCAAGATATTTCCCGCAGAAGTCCACTTCTCAT
Proteins encoded in this region:
- the SENP1 gene encoding sentrin-specific protease 1, giving the protein MDEIADPVRMEAGDATLANHNSIFKAFPLQQTAIPGDQLSLSGDKFLPIKFGSLERSFTCSTGSASCSPSYYSEIPSSESYRVSGELRTFGPSANGQGRGLVPTLGSMLQKPRVSRNLYLDTRKTPSGTSNSFVGKSNHHCHVSAYEKTFPIKPVTSPSCRRSLLSPKKTQRRFVSTAEETVREEEREIYRQLLQMVTGKQFSTSKPASLFPLHLPRCLSSSKNVVKETPCKNAKPFETYSLAPVSQSASVLGTQEQPSHKPPPYPVSSYPSNVTFESDNTTTQHQQDNLPASNAQPEGSDSVIVLKVKDSRTPAPSLPFFQAELWIKELTSVYDSRARERLRQIEEQKALALQLQSQRLQEQEHLIQDPVDLNLRVPLEKEIPVTVLPEEKENAKSSDNEEEFPEITEEMEKEIKSVFRSGNQDEILSEAFRLTITRKDIQTLNNLNWLNDEIINFYMNLLMERSKEKGLPTVHAFNTFFFTKLKTAGYQAVKRWTKKVDVFSVDVLLVPIHLGVHWCLAVIDFRKKTITYYDSMGGLNNEACRILLRLFWLNALGGSHREEGTEVLFMAILKTGKS